Within Deltaproteobacteria bacterium, the genomic segment AGTGACTGCTACAGGCAAGCCGGAGCAGGGCAGCGATACAGCATCCCAGGTGGGGACTACGATCACACACAAACAATCCAGACTACAGAACTCCTTGCCTGCTCTCGTGTTTAGCTCCGAGAGGGCACCTGAAAGTAAGGTGTGCTCACGCAAAGGAGAAACCAATGAAAAAGTGGACTCTCGCACTTTCGTTCGTGCTTCTGGCATTCAGTGTTCCCCTGCTGAGTTGGGCAGAAGGCCCCACGTCCACAGTGCAAAAACTGATTGAATCCGTCCGCTCGTATAAACCGCAAGCTACGGATTCGTCACCAGAGCGCGCCGCAAATAGCAAAGCGCTCAAAGTGGCGGAAGAAACCCTGGCTATTCAAGATCTCGCCAAACGCGTCCTCGGAGACCAATGGGGAAAATTGAGTGGCACTGAGCAAAAGAATTTTTCCCAGTTGTTGGTGCAACTCTTCCAGAAAATCGCTTATCCCAAGTCCGCAGAGTTCTTCGGGGACCTGACAATTGACTACACCGGAGAAAAAATGAATGGTAGTGGGGCAGTGGTGGAGACGAAAGTCAGCCATCCGAAGGAAGGGCAAGTCGGGGTCGATTACCAACTGCACCAAGTGAATGGGAAGTGGATGATTGACGATGTCCTGCTTGACGGTGTCAGTCTGGTGACGAACGTCCAGAGTCAAATGCAGCAAGTAATCAACAAGGAATCGTATCAGGGGCTCATTAAACGGATGCGGGAGAAGCTGGCGGAGAGCTGAACCAAGTTTCAAAGACTGACGTATTGGGAAGGTCACCCTGAGCGCAGCGAAGGGTCTCTCTGAGAGATTCTTCGCGTTGCGCAGAAGGACACTATTGGGGAGCGACCTCGTCAAGTGTCACCAGTGTGTCAGTTCCGCGTTAGCCTCTGCACACAACCTAGAGACACGCATGGATTCCAAAGGCATTAAACAAACATTTATTACCAACGAACAACGGCTTCTCCAGTTTCTTGCCACTCTAACTACTTCCTCTCCGTGGGCCATACTGCTATCGAGCCTTGCGCTTGCTGCTCTGGCGGTGTTCTACACCATTCATCATCTTGAATTTATTACTGGGCACAACGATCTGATTGCCTCGAATAAACGCTACGTACAACTTGATGAGGAATATGCGCAAGAGTTCATGGGCATCGACCAGGTGGTGGTTGTCGTCGAGCCCCGCGATGTTCAGCAAGGGAAAGATTTCGTTACGAAACTAGGCGATATTCTAGCTCGTGACACCAAGAACGTCGCTGAAGTGTTTTATCGCATCGATACCTCGACACTCGAAGGCAAGAAACTCCTTTATTTGTCACCCGAAGACCTCCGTGGCTTGCGCGAGAATATAGAAGAGTACCACACGCTGATCCATGACCTTACTACCTCCCCAGGGATAAACCCGCTGTTTCGTGCCATCAACCAACAAGTCAGTTCTGGCATGGTCTCCCATCTCGTCGGTAACCTCTTTGGCCTTGATTCACCAGAAAGCGAGGAAAGCAAAAGTAAAGAGGACAGCAAACCCGTGCAGATCGGGTTCCTCAAATCGCTTTTGCAAGAACTCGATCGTACGCTAAAGAGCGACGACTACGGCTACCGGTCACCGTGGGCCGAGTTTTTTGGCGGCACAGAAGAGTGGTCAGATAATGGCTACCTCGTTTCTGCCAATCGCCGTTTCGTTTTCTTAATGGTCGAACCAAAAGAAGATGAAGCGGATGGGTTCAGCGAACAGCAGAGCTCGATCGCGGCGATTCGACAAGCAGTTGCCTCGCTTCGCCCACAGTTCCCTGGCCTCGCTGCCGGAGTCACCGGCACCAAAGCCCTGGACAGCGATGAAATGGTCAGCGTGCAAGCCGACGGTGGTATAGCAACGATTGTCTGTTTCGTCGGTATCACTCTGTTGTATTTCGTCTTTTTCCGCAAAATGCGCCACCCATTGCTGATTGCCTGTACGCTCGGCATCGGGTTGGCATGGACGATGGGATTTATCTCACTCGCGGTGGGACACCTCACTGTCATCACCATGTTCGTCGGCCCACTGCTCCTTGGTTTAGCCGACGATTTTGGCGTCCACTTCATGGCCCGCTATGAAGAGGAGCGCGCCCAAGGAAAAAGCCTGCAGGCAGCGTTAGCGGAGGTATTTGAGCACACAGTGCCTGGAATTACTGCCGGAGCGGTGACCACAGCCCTTGCTTTCTTTGCTGTCATGCTCGCCGACTTTCGCGGCATTCAGGAGCTGGGCCTTATCACCAGCGGAGGACTACTCTTATACCTCGTCGCAACGGTAACGGTCCTCCCTGCCCTCATCGTTTTGCTGGAATCGTATCGTCCGTGGCACGCAGTCGAAGGACGGCATACCTTTCTCGCCGGAGCCTTTGCCCGGCTCGGCTCGGTGTTCGCTCGCCGGCATCCGATCCTCATCGCAGTCCTTATCCTTATTACACTCTGTTCTCTGGCTGCACTCCCGACCTTATCGTTTGATTACAACCTGTTAAATCTGCAGGCGCGTGGCACCGAATCAGTCAAATGGGAAAAGCGGATCATCGAGAATTCAGAACGGTCATCCTGGAATGCCTTGACGACTGCCGCTACCCCTACCGAAGCCATGCAAAAAGCTGCTGCGTTTCAGCAGCTTTCGTCAGTTGAGGCAGTGGAAAGTGTTGGTTCATTGATTCCCGACCAACAAGCCGAGCGGCTAGAATTGATCCGTGCACTTGCACCGGCATTCAACGATTTACCTCCAGTCTTACCGCCTACGGCTCCGGTCGATGTACGAGATTTGCAGGAGACCTTAGACAGACTCAAACTCAAAATTCGCACCGACAACACTGAGTGGGCCCCGCAAAAGAAACCTGCCGACCAGGAACTTGCTGAAGCCAGACAAGCGCTCCTCTCCGTTATCGATCGCTTGCAACAGGTGCCGGAAGGCCAAGCACAAGCCGCCTTGGTGCGGTTCCAACAAGCACTGCTTGTCGACTTTGGGAGTAAGTGGAGTTTGCTCCGCGATAATCTCGATCCGACTGGACCGATATCTTTTGCTGATATTCCCGCGCAACTCAAGAGTCGCTTCATTAGTCGAGACGGAACCAAATTTCTTCTACAGATTTATCCGAAATACAACATTCGCGAACGCGATCGGCTTGAGGAATTTATCTCACAGCTTCGCCAGGTTGATCCCGATGTGACCGGATCACCAGTGATCGGTTATGAAGCCATCGGGGCGATGAAACGAGGCTACATCGAAGGTGCGGTGTATGCATTTCTAGCAATCTTGGTCGTTACCTTTTTCACCTTACGCCGAACCAGCGATACGTTGCTTGCGGTTCTTCCCTTAGTGCTTGGTGTCATTTGGACTGCGGGCTTGATGTGGTTATGCAACTTGCAATTTAATCTTGCGAACCTCGTGGCAGTGCCACTCATTATCGGCATTGGTGTCGAGAACGGTATTCATATCGTGCATCGTTTCCGCGAGGCTGGAGAAAGTGGACCCGAGTTAGTTGCCGGCAGCACCGGGCAAGCAGTGGCCTTGTTCTCGCTGACGACTATGGTAGGGTTCGGCAGCCTTATGGTGGCGCGGTACTACGGAATTTTCAGCATGGGACTCTTACTGACCCTGGCAGTCGGCAGCGTCTTAGTCGCTTCACTTGGGGTACTCCCAATGTTATTGACTCGCCCCGCGGCGCAAGAAGCAGGGACAACGCTGACAGAATTAGTGGCGAAGAAAGAAAAACGGACACAAGAGCAAGTGCGCCGCCGCATTGCACGAAGACACTAAAACAATCAATGAAAAATTAAAAATGCCAAATGAAGAATGGATGGGGACATATTGCTCTCCGTAATGCTCGTTTTGTATTCTCAATTTTTCATTTTTAATTCTTACTTTTTAATTTTTAATTATGACCTCCGGTCCAGATTTTCTTCGTTATCTCGTCGATGCAGGGTTTGACTTCTTCACTGGAGTCCCCTGTTCACTAGCGAAAAGCCTCATTGCCACGTTGGAAGAGCGCGGCGGTTATATTCCTGAGACACGAGAAGATGCAGCGGTTGGCTTGGCGGCAGGTGCGTTCATGACGGGTAAACAACCCGCCGTCATCATGCAAAACTCCGGTCTTGGTGTATGCGTCAATGCATTGGCCTCGCTGAGCCTGATGTATAACTTTCCCTGCTTGCTGCTCATCACCTGGCGAGGCTATCAAGGGAAAGATGCGCCAGAGCATCTGATTATGGGCGACATATCGCCAACGCTGCTGTCCACACTGAAGCTTCCTCATCAAGTCCTCGATGCCGACACCGTCAGAGAATCAATCGACTGGGCAGCAGAGACACTCAGGAACACCAAGAAACCTGTCGCCTTATTGCTGCCCCCGGGAGTGATGAAATGAAACTCGCCGAAGCACTCTCGGTTGTGATCCCCTTGTTGCGTGATGAAGTCGTTGTCCATGCAAACGGGTTCATTTCACGTGAGTCATTTAACATTCAAGATCGACTCGGCAATTTTTACATGATTGGTTCGATGGGGTTGGCCTCGTCAATTGCCTTAGGTGTGGCATTGAATCGACCCGACCGCCGTGTCGTTATCTTCGATGGTGATGGTAACGTGTTGATGAACATGGGTTCGCTCGCGATGATCGCTGCTACTCAGCCGCAGAACCTCATACACTTTGTGTTTGATAATGAAGTCTATGGCTCTACGGGCAATCAACGCACGGTTTCCGGCCAGGTGGCGTTAGAAGCAATAGCCAGAGCAAGTGGGTACAAACAGGCAACGCGGGTAGATAACGAAACGGCATTACGTTCAACAGCCCAAGAGTTTCTCTCTCACCCGGGCCCGTCGTTCTTGTTGATCAAGATCGAACCTGACCGCGAAGAGCGGCACATCGGACGGATCACGCACGAACCGCCAGAGATTGCTGCTCGCTTCATGCAGGCCCTGGGGAAATAGTTGCCAGTGGGACAAGGCCAGTTAAGAGTTAAGAGTTAAGAATGAAAAAGGGAAAAACAAAGAGAAAGTTGTTCACGTCCTTTTGTTTGCGAATTTTTAATTCTTCATTTTTAATTCTTCATGTATTATGCGCCAGCATATCTTATTAAACCCCGGCCCCGTCAACGTCTCACCACGAGTGCAACAAGCCTTGCTCCGCGGTGACTTGTGTCATCGTGAGGAAGAGTTTTCTGACCTGCTCGTCGCAATCCGCACGAAGTTGCTCCAAGCCTTCGCTCCGTCTGGTGGATATACTGCGGTACCAGTCACCGGCTCCGGTACCCTCGCAGTTGAGTCGATGGTGTCATCAGCACTTCCTGACGGCAAAAAACTCTTAGTTATCAATAACGGGGTCTATGGCGAACGTATGTTGCGCATGGCTGAGGCGCACCGTATTCCTACTGTTGAATTGCGTTACGAATGGACCCAACGGCCAGATCTGCACCAGATCGAGACGACCTTGCGAGATGATCCAGCTATTCATGCCGTGGCCTACGTACACCATGAAACGACAACTGGTCTGCTGAATCTTGTCACCGAAGTTGGCACCATCACTCATCGTGCTGGCCGCTGGTTACTGCTTGATGCCGTCAGTTCACTCGCGGCTGAAGATCTCGACCTTGTTCGTGACCACGTTGATCTCTGTGCGTGCACGGCCAACAAATGTGTCCAGGGGTTACCTGGGGTCTCTTTTGTCCTCGTCCGCAATGAAGGAATGGCAGCGATGCAGCAGTACCCACGCCGCTCGCTCTATCTGCATTTGCCGTTACACTGGGAAGCACATGAACGACGGAGCATTCCGTTCACGCCATCTGTACAAACCTGGTATGCGCTCGATGCCGCACTTGATGAACTTTTAGAAGAAACCGTCGCCAAACGCGTCCAACGTCACCGTGCCGCCGCGCAACTGCTCCGTGAAGGTTTCACACGGCTCGGACTGAAAGCACTGTTACCGGCAGCACACCAATCGAACACACTCACGTCTTTGCTTCTCCCAGAAGGTATGACCTACCCCCGTATGCACGACAGCCTCAAAGAGCGCGGCTTCGTCATTTACGAAGGCCAGGGCAAACTTGCCACTGGGATCTTCCGTGTCGCCAACATGGGCCATCTCACGCTCGATGATTTTCGTCGGTTTTTGGGCGCACTAGAAGCAGTGCTCATACCAGCTTTCGAAAGATAGGCGCATGTGCGTGTCACCCTGAGCGGAGCGAAGGCTCTCTCAGAGAGATTCTTCACCGCTCCGCGGCTCAGAATGACACAGCACTCAGGTGCGGAAACGCTACCATCAAAAAGATTTGGTATTACTCGCTACGGGCGTACAACTTC encodes:
- a CDS encoding ABC transporter substrate-binding protein; the protein is MKKWTLALSFVLLAFSVPLLSWAEGPTSTVQKLIESVRSYKPQATDSSPERAANSKALKVAEETLAIQDLAKRVLGDQWGKLSGTEQKNFSQLLVQLFQKIAYPKSAEFFGDLTIDYTGEKMNGSGAVVETKVSHPKEGQVGVDYQLHQVNGKWMIDDVLLDGVSLVTNVQSQMQQVINKESYQGLIKRMREKLAES
- a CDS encoding sulfopyruvate decarboxylase subunit alpha yields the protein MTSGPDFLRYLVDAGFDFFTGVPCSLAKSLIATLEERGGYIPETREDAAVGLAAGAFMTGKQPAVIMQNSGLGVCVNALASLSLMYNFPCLLLITWRGYQGKDAPEHLIMGDISPTLLSTLKLPHQVLDADTVRESIDWAAETLRNTKKPVALLLPPGVMK
- a CDS encoding sulfopyruvate decarboxylase subunit beta; the protein is MKLAEALSVVIPLLRDEVVVHANGFISRESFNIQDRLGNFYMIGSMGLASSIALGVALNRPDRRVVIFDGDGNVLMNMGSLAMIAATQPQNLIHFVFDNEVYGSTGNQRTVSGQVALEAIARASGYKQATRVDNETALRSTAQEFLSHPGPSFLLIKIEPDREERHIGRITHEPPEIAARFMQALGK
- a CDS encoding 2-aminoethylphosphonate aminotransferase, whose amino-acid sequence is MRQHILLNPGPVNVSPRVQQALLRGDLCHREEEFSDLLVAIRTKLLQAFAPSGGYTAVPVTGSGTLAVESMVSSALPDGKKLLVINNGVYGERMLRMAEAHRIPTVELRYEWTQRPDLHQIETTLRDDPAIHAVAYVHHETTTGLLNLVTEVGTITHRAGRWLLLDAVSSLAAEDLDLVRDHVDLCACTANKCVQGLPGVSFVLVRNEGMAAMQQYPRRSLYLHLPLHWEAHERRSIPFTPSVQTWYALDAALDELLEETVAKRVQRHRAAAQLLREGFTRLGLKALLPAAHQSNTLTSLLLPEGMTYPRMHDSLKERGFVIYEGQGKLATGIFRVANMGHLTLDDFRRFLGALEAVLIPAFER